From the Fusobacterium ulcerans ATCC 49185 genome, the window ATGATGGAGCTGTTAAAGGTTTTGAATATGTAAAACTCATATCAAAATGATTAAAATACATTCTAAGACCTATTGAAGCACCACTCATCTCACTGCCATTTTTTTCATAATACTCATCTTTATATACATCTTTTACTCTTCCATAATCATAAGCAATAAATGGTTCTAAAAACTTATAGTTATATCCAATTTCATTTCTCATATAGAAACCTTTATCACCCATTATTGAATTTTCTTTAAAACCTCTGACTGTAGTATCGTCACCTATTCCTAATTTCTCTGAAGAATAAAGGATATCATCTGAATATTGTCCACTTAAGGAAACTCTATATGAGAATCTTTGCTCTCCTATATTAAATGGTCTATACCAGCTTATGTCTGCTGTATATTTTTGAAATTGCGCTTTTGGAGAATATTCTCCCTTTTCTCCATCACTTTCTGCACCAAATCTATCTAATCCTTCATGATAAGTCAGATTTCCATAAAATACCCCATTAAAGAGTCTCCTATTATGATTTATATCAACTTTTAATATTGATAATTTTCTTGAACTTGTTATTAACTTAATTCCATCAAAATAGTTTTTAGTTTCCTTATTTGTTAAAGTTGCTCCAACTGATGTTTTCCCATTACTGTTTCTATTGATTATTCTTCTTGCTGAATAATTAATATTCTTTGAAATTCCTGTAGATTCATAGGTATGAGCAAATGACTTTATTGTAGAAAGATACTCAGATTGATCTTTAGATACAGAAAACTCCAAATACTTTATTGGAATTCTATAATAGAAAGAAAAGTTTTCATTATCTTTATATTTTGTACTTGTTCCAAGCTTCTTTTGATATGTTCCCATTAAAGAATCATTTAATCCAAGAACATCTTCAAAGATGAGTGAAGTCTTCAATCTGTCTCTTCCTGTAGATTTCTGTCCTAAATCATTGTAGTTAATTGTACCAGATATTTTTTTGCTTCTCTGATTATCAATTTCGATTATACTGCCGCCAAGAGTTTCTCCTGCTAGAATATCAAGTTTAGCATTATTAGAAGACACTGAATTCAAATTATCTATTCCTTGATCTAAATCATTAATATTTAGTATATCTCCTTTTGAAGTAGGAAAAGATGTAAAAATATTAATTTTTCCTTTGCTGTTGTCTTTAAATCTTATCCCTTCAATATACCCTTCTAAAACTTTTAAAACTATTTTTCCCTCAGATATATCAGCTTTATCCATATCCATTTTTACTCTTACTGCAATATACCCTTTAACTAAATATAGGTTTTCAAGCTCTTTCATAAGATTAAGAATATTTTTCCCACCTATTTTACCAGTATATTTCTTTTTTAATTTTTTAATTTCTGAAGCCTTTAAAATGGTATTACCATTTATTTCAATACTTCTTATCTCATCCCCAACAGCTTCAATATTTTCTTCTAATTTATTTAATTGAATCTCATCTTTTACTTCTGCTTTTTCTAGCCTTCTTATTTCTTCTTCATGTATTCTTCTTTCTTCCCTGTTTAATTCCTGTTGATTAGCATAACAACAATAACTAAATATAAAAAAAAGCCAAATCCATATTTTTCTAATTTGCATAAAATCTCTCCCAATAAAACTTTCAATATTTACAATTTATTATTTAAGTTGTTCTGCCTTTAATCCTAAACAACATTAAAGTCTATACTTTAAGTATATATTTTAATATTATCATTTTTTTAGAATTTTATATACTAAAAAATACCTTTATTTTTGAAAAAATATACTTTATTATCTATAATACGTTTTTTTAGAATTTTATATAAATTTTAAATCATTTTAATTATGAAAATATATACAAAAAAGCCTGAAAAACTCATATTTTACAAAGAAATGAAATAAGAATATTAAAGATGTAGAAGAGGAAAATTAAAAAAAGTATAATTATTTTTAATATAAATATTTTAATTAAAAAAGCCTAGTCTACTTATAGCAGTACTAGGCCTTTATAAAATAAGATTATTTATAGATTAGTTAATAAAGAGTAAGTGAAAAAATCCTTATATTTGGGTTGCTGCAAATATTCCCAAAATTCCAAAGAACAAAATAATCCATAGCAAAAGAAATATTCCTATAAGAATTAAGCTTGCTATCAAATAATTTTTTAAGTTTAAATTTGTCTTTTCGGAAACTAGCCAAACAATCCACATTACTATATTCACAATAGGAATCATAAATATTATAAGGACTTTTAACCAATCTTTTATCCCCAGAACTTTTTCCTGTTCTCTTATTTTCCTAATATCTGTTTCAATGTGTTCTTCAGTATTCATTTATATTCTCCTTTCATATTTACATTTTTTTTATTAAATAAGTCTTTATTTCACCAATATTTACTTTTATTTTCTTGCTTACTATTTCTGACATCATTTCATTTCTCCTAAAAATATCTTTATATATTCTGCTTTAAGAAAAAGTTTGAAAAAAAGAATCAATATTCCTCCTATCAAATTAGATAAGCCTACTGTTTCCAATACTGTTAGTAAAGAAAGAAGTTGCTCTAACTTCTAAACTACCAATTAATAAAAAGAAAAATTTAGTATTTTTATTAAGAATAGTATAAAAGATATCAACAGTTCATCTGCATTATTTATACAGTATCCACATTAATATCCTTTATGATTTCTTGTGCTTTACTTTCATCCC encodes:
- a CDS encoding ShlB/FhaC/HecB family hemolysin secretion/activation protein, encoding MQIRKIWIWLFFIFSYCCYANQQELNREERRIHEEEIRRLEKAEVKDEIQLNKLEENIEAVGDEIRSIEINGNTILKASEIKKLKKKYTGKIGGKNILNLMKELENLYLVKGYIAVRVKMDMDKADISEGKIVLKVLEGYIEGIRFKDNSKGKINIFTSFPTSKGDILNINDLDQGIDNLNSVSSNNAKLDILAGETLGGSIIEIDNQRSKKISGTINYNDLGQKSTGRDRLKTSLIFEDVLGLNDSLMGTYQKKLGTSTKYKDNENFSFYYRIPIKYLEFSVSKDQSEYLSTIKSFAHTYESTGISKNINYSARRIINRNSNGKTSVGATLTNKETKNYFDGIKLITSSRKLSILKVDINHNRRLFNGVFYGNLTYHEGLDRFGAESDGEKGEYSPKAQFQKYTADISWYRPFNIGEQRFSYRVSLSGQYSDDILYSSEKLGIGDDTTVRGFKENSIMGDKGFYMRNEIGYNYKFLEPFIAYDYGRVKDVYKDEYYEKNGSEMSGASIGLRMYFNHFDMSFTYSKPLTAPSYIKKNTHEIYFTMSVKF